From the genome of Alosa alosa isolate M-15738 ecotype Scorff River chromosome 18, AALO_Geno_1.1, whole genome shotgun sequence, one region includes:
- the got1 gene encoding aspartate aminotransferase, cytoplasmic: MSLFTEVPQAAPVAVFKLSADFRDDKDPRKVNLGVGAYRTDDSQPWVLPVVKKVEKLIQEDDSLNHEYLPILGLPEFRSNASKIALGDDSPAIKEKRVGAVQCLGGTGALKIGAEFLRRWYNGVDNTKTPVYVSAPTWENHNAVFGQAGFEDVRPYKYWDAEKRGLNLSGFLGDMEAAPEHSIFVLHACAHNPTGTDPTQDQWKQIAEVMKRRNLFVFFDSAYQGFASGSLDKDAWAVRYFVSQGFEMFCAQSFSKNFGLYNERVGNLTIVAKDEDNLTRALSQMEKIVRVTWSNPPSQGARIVATTLNSPELFQLWKDNVKTMADRVLLMRAQLKEKLLALGTPGTWEHITDQIGMFSFTGLNPKQVEYMIKEKHIYLMASGRINMCGLTTKNIDYVAEAIHDTVTKVQ; the protein is encoded by the exons ATGTCGCTGTTTACTGAAGTCCCGCAAGCCGCCCCTGTGGCTGTCTTTAAGTTATCGGCAGATTTCCGTGATGACAAGGATCCCAGGAAGGTGAACCTCGGAGTGGGAG CGTATCGCACAGACGATAGCCAGCCCTGGGTGCTGCCGGTGGTGAAGAAGGTGGAGAAGCTGATTCAGGAGGACGACAGTCTGAACCACGAGTACCTGCCCATCCTGGGTCTGCCCGAGTTCCGCTCCAACGCCTCCAAGATCGCCCTGGGAGACGACAGCCCCGCCATCAAGGAGAAGCGG GTGGGTGCAGTGCAGTGCCTGGGTGGTACCGGCGCTCTGAAGATAGGGGCGGAGTTTCTGCGACGCTGGTATAATGGAGTCGACAACACCAAAACACCCGTCTATGTGTCTGCTCCCACCtggg agAACCATAACGCGGTGTTTGGCCAGGCGGGCTTTGAGGATGTGCGTCCATACAAATACTGGGACGCTGAGAAGCGGGGCCTGAACCTGAGCGGTTTCCTTGGTGACATGGAG gcagcTCCTGAGCATTCCATCTTCGTgctgcatgcgtgtgcacacaACCCCACCGGCACCGACCCCACTCAGGACCAGTGGAAGCAGATCGCCGAGGTCATGaag aggCGGAATCTGTTTGTGTTCTTCGACTCAGCCTATCAGGGCTTTGCGTCGGGCAGTTTGGACAAGGATGCCTGGGCCGTCCGCTACTTCGTCTCTCAGGGCTTTGAGATGTTTTGCGCTCAGTCCTTCTCCAAGAACTTCGGCCTCTACA ACGAGCGCGTGGGGAACTTGACCATTGTGGCGAAGGATGAAGACAACTTGACACGGGCTCTGTCCCAGATGGAGAAGATCGTCCGGGTCACCTGGTCCAACCCTCCCTCCCAGGGCGCTCGCATCGTCGCCACCACCCTCAACTCACCAGAGCTCTTCCAGCTGTG gaaggaTAATGTGAAGACCATGGCAGACCGTGTTCTCCTCATGAGAGCCCAGCTGAAGGAGAAGCTGCTGGCTTTGGGAACTCCAGGCACCTGGGAACACATCACCGATCAGATCGGCATGTTCAGCTTCACAGGACTTAAtc ctaagCAGGTGGAGTACATGATTAAGGAGAAACACATCTACCTGATGGCCAGTGGGCGCATCAACATGTGCGGTCTGACCACCAAGAACATCGACTATGTGGCCGAGGCCATCCACGACACCGTCACCAAAGTCCAGTAG